In Quadrisphaera sp. RL12-1S, a single genomic region encodes these proteins:
- a CDS encoding PHP domain-containing protein produces MHPVDALRRTAFLLEREQAATPRVKAFRTAATVLAGLPADELSRRLAEGSLTELRGVGPKTAAVAAQAAQGQLPDYLAELERRRQESGDLVELDDDAAALLAALRGDLHVHSDWSDGGSPPQEVAATAVELGHEYLALTDHSGGLRVANGLSPRRLERQLDLVAELGAQLAPFRLLSGIEVDITEAGGLDCPDELLERVDVVVASVHSRLGGRSSSEEMTARMLGALEHPRVRVLGHCTGRLVQPGADAHRPAQRAEAPFDAAAVFARCAQRGVAVEVNSRPERLDPPMRLLRQALEAGCLVSIDTDAHAPGQLDWRAFGAARAAAAGADHDRVVTTWPVDRLEGWLRDAG; encoded by the coding sequence GTGCACCCCGTCGACGCGCTGCGGCGCACGGCCTTCCTGCTGGAGCGCGAGCAGGCGGCGACCCCGCGCGTGAAGGCGTTCCGCACGGCCGCGACCGTGCTGGCGGGCCTGCCCGCCGACGAGCTGTCGCGCCGCCTCGCCGAGGGCAGCCTCACCGAGCTGCGCGGTGTCGGCCCGAAGACGGCGGCGGTCGCCGCGCAGGCCGCACAGGGGCAGCTGCCCGACTACCTGGCCGAGCTCGAGCGGCGTCGCCAGGAGTCCGGTGACCTGGTCGAGCTGGACGACGACGCCGCGGCGCTGCTGGCGGCGCTGCGGGGGGACCTCCACGTCCACAGCGACTGGAGCGACGGCGGGTCCCCGCCGCAGGAGGTGGCCGCGACCGCCGTGGAGCTGGGGCACGAGTACCTGGCCCTCACCGACCACTCGGGGGGCCTGCGAGTGGCGAACGGCCTGTCGCCGCGGCGGCTGGAGCGCCAGCTGGACCTCGTGGCGGAGCTGGGAGCGCAGCTGGCGCCGTTCCGGCTGCTGTCGGGCATCGAGGTGGACATCACCGAGGCCGGGGGGCTCGACTGCCCGGACGAGCTGCTGGAGCGGGTCGACGTCGTCGTCGCCTCGGTGCACAGCAGGCTCGGCGGGCGCAGCAGCAGCGAGGAGATGACCGCGCGGATGCTCGGCGCCCTGGAGCACCCGCGGGTGCGGGTGCTCGGGCACTGCACGGGCCGGCTGGTGCAGCCGGGCGCCGACGCGCACCGGCCGGCGCAGCGCGCCGAGGCGCCGTTCGACGCCGCCGCGGTCTTCGCCCGCTGCGCGCAGCGGGGCGTGGCGGTGGAGGTGAACTCCCGGCCGGAGCGGCTCGACCCCCCGATGCGCCTGCTGCGGCAAGCGCTGGAGGCGGGGTGCCTGGTCAGCATCGACACCGACGCCCACGCCCCCGGCCAGCTGGACTGGCGCGCGTTCGGAGCGGCGCGCGCGGCGGCCGCGGGCGCCGACCACGACCGGGTGGTG